A DNA window from Halomonas zincidurans B6 contains the following coding sequences:
- the mmsB gene encoding 3-hydroxyisobutyrate dehydrogenase gives MNTAVVNNNKHRSTVMTSMKVAFIGLGNMGAPMAENLIKAGFEVTVYDLVESAMQTLEQAGARRASSASEAARGVEVVISMLPAGAHVRSLYLGGDAPGLLDALDGKPLLIDASTIAPDDARTVAEAAAARGLSYLDAPVSGGVGGARAGTLTFIVGGSAEAYVQARPLLEAMGKNIFHAGASGAGQVAKLCNNMLLGILMSGTAEALALGVGNGLDPAVLSEIMKQSSGGNWALNVYNPWPGVMEQTPASNGYQGGFLVDLMGKDLGLATTLALESRAAIPMGAQARNLYALHASQGNGRLDFSSIQRFYRAGDSDADREGDDKG, from the coding sequence ATCAACACGGCCGTCGTTAACAACAACAAACACAGGAGCACAGTTATGACGAGCATGAAAGTCGCCTTTATCGGGCTGGGCAACATGGGCGCGCCGATGGCCGAGAACCTGATCAAGGCCGGCTTCGAGGTGACGGTCTACGACCTGGTCGAATCCGCCATGCAGACTTTGGAGCAGGCCGGTGCGCGTCGCGCCTCCTCGGCCAGCGAGGCCGCCCGCGGCGTCGAGGTGGTGATCTCGATGCTGCCGGCCGGCGCCCATGTGCGCAGCCTCTACCTGGGTGGCGACGCGCCGGGTCTGCTCGATGCGCTCGATGGCAAACCGCTGCTGATCGATGCCTCGACCATCGCGCCCGACGATGCGCGAACCGTCGCCGAGGCCGCCGCGGCACGCGGCCTGAGCTATCTCGACGCGCCGGTGTCGGGGGGCGTCGGCGGCGCCCGGGCCGGCACCCTGACCTTCATCGTCGGCGGCAGCGCCGAGGCTTACGTCCAGGCCCGACCACTGCTCGAGGCGATGGGCAAGAACATCTTCCACGCCGGCGCCAGCGGCGCCGGACAGGTCGCCAAGCTGTGCAACAACATGCTGCTGGGCATCCTGATGAGCGGCACCGCCGAGGCGCTGGCGCTGGGGGTCGGCAATGGCCTCGATCCAGCGGTGCTCTCGGAGATCATGAAGCAGAGCTCGGGCGGCAACTGGGCGCTCAACGTCTACAATCCCTGGCCGGGGGTGATGGAACAGACGCCGGCTTCCAACGGCTATCAGGGCGGGTTCCTGGTCGACCTGATGGGCAAGGACCTGGGGCTGGCGACGACGCTGGCGCTGGAATCCCGCGCGGCGATTCCGATGGGTGCCCAGGCCCGCAACCTGTATGCGTTGCACGCATCGCAGGGCAACGGGCGGCTCGACTTC